The Syngnathus typhle isolate RoL2023-S1 ecotype Sweden linkage group LG3, RoL_Styp_1.0, whole genome shotgun sequence genome window below encodes:
- the pld5 gene encoding inactive phospholipase D5 has product MELSNNPRSRGQEEAPPTLLSDLSQVKNNSFSAAQQQGYSASIFLRRKDKPEKTQQKCIAIFALLCCFAVLLVLIFSSVDIWGDDEDGITEENCRTDCRIVLMETIPEDLKGHLNGKRNLPLFVGFHTLLDIAKHSVQVVSPVWNLTPPEKETMPNTGRQGQLLFQRLLNLKSRGVKLKIASSLTNSAEQKILATHNAEVHLVNMTAFTRGGLHSSFWIVDRTHIYVGSADMDWRSFSKRKELGLMVYNCSCLALDLHRVFSFYWQLHERDYIPSIWSKRVTALYGRDKALELELNNTPAVAYVSTSPDLFCAKERTSDVDAIDQVMQSAKTFIFISVMDYLPLVSRRLRGTSVTRYWSPLDEMIREAVILRGIKVRLLISFWKNTHPLTFNFVTSLKSLCVQLNNCSLEVRFFSHKEKKDDIQHGLNHNKYMLTDNAFYIGNHNWVGNDFSKNGGVGLVALMKNDGGKIMEQMKAAFERDWIYSKSLLGNKDRFNKYRHQHQAETKEEDNWNDPLSL; this is encoded by the exons ATGGAACTGTCAAATAATCCAAGGTCGAGGGGGCAAGAGGAGGCACCCCCAACCCTGCTGTCTGATCTGTCCCAAGTGAAAAACAACAGCTTCAGTGCTGCCCAACAACAGGGCTACTCTGCAAGCATCTTTTTGCGCCGGAAAGACAAACCAGAGAAG aCTCAGCAGAAGTGCATTGCCATCTTTGCATTGCTGTGCTGCTTTGCTGTGCTATTGGTGCTTATCTTCTCTTCCGTGGATATATGGGGGGACGATGAGGATGGAATCACAGAGGAGAACTGTCGCACTGACTGTCG CATTGTCCTTATGGAGACAATCCCAGAGGATCTAAAAGGTCACTTGAATGGTAAACGTAATTTGCCACTCTTTGTTGGCTTTCACACATTGCTGGACATAGCGAAGCACTCAGTCCAGGTAGTGTCACCTGTTTGGAACTTGACGCCCCCGGAAAAAGAAACTATGCCAAACACAGGACGGCAG GGTCAGCTTTTATTCCAGAGATTGCTCAACTTGAAATCCCGTGGGGTCAAACTAAAGATTGCTAGCAGTTTGACAAACTCTGCAGAACAGAAGATTTTGGCAACGCACA ATGCAGAAGTGCATTTGGTTAACATGACAGCTTTTACCAGAGGAGGACTCCATTCTTCATTCTGGATTGTGGATCGGACACACATCTACGTTGGCAGCGCTGACATGGACTGGAGGTCATTTTCCAAG AGAAAGGAGCTGGGCCTGATGGTGTATAACTGCAGCTGTCTGGCTCTGGACCTCCACAGAGTATTTTCATTTTACTGGCAGCTCCATGAGAGGGACTACATCCCCTCAATCTGGTCCAAGAGAGTTACAGCACTCTATGGGAGAGATAAGGCCCTGGAGCTGGAGCTCAACAATACGCCTGCAGTTGCATATGTGTCT ACCTCCCCTGATCTTTTCTGCGCTAAAGAGCGCACGAGCGATGTAGACGCCATCGATCAAGTCATGCAGAGCGCAAAGACATTTATCTTCATTTCTGTGATGGACTACCTCCCTCTGGTTAGCAGACGCCTCAGAGGAACCTCGGTCACAAG GTACTGGTCACCACTGGATGAGATGATAAGAGAGGCTGTGATTCTGAGAGGGATCAAAGTTCGCCTGCTCATCAGCTTCTGGAAGAACACTCACCCTCTCACCTTTAACTTTGTAACCTCTCTCAAGTCGCTGTGTGTTCAGCTGAACAACTGTTCTCTGGAGGTG AGGTTTTTCAGTCACAAGGAGAAAAAGGATGACATTCAACATGGACTCAATCACAACAAGTACATGCTGACTGATAATGCTTTTTACATTG GAAACCACAACTGGGTGGGGAATGATTTTTCCAAAAATGGTGGAGTTGGGTTGGTGGCCCTGATGAAAAACGATGGAGGGAAGATCATGGAACAAATGAAAGCTGCTTTTGAAAGAGACTGGATTTATTCTAAAAGCCTGCTTGGAAACAAAGATCGATTCAACAAATATAGACATCAGCACCAAGCGGAGACTAAAGAGGAGGACAATTGGAATGACCCTTTGTCTTTGTAA